A stretch of the Mesorhizobium huakuii genome encodes the following:
- a CDS encoding CatB-related O-acetyltransferase, whose protein sequence is MDGPNPDIKHPIPMHTRVGFLKPLVTEPNIEIGDFTYYDDPDGPDKFAQKCVLHHYPFIGDKLIIGKFCAIAEGTRFIMNGANHAMSGFSTYPFNIFGHGWEKGFDPATWSKEVRGDTVVGSDVWIGMEAVILPGVEIGHGAIIAAKSVVTHDVAPYAIVAGNAAKVVKMRFDDRTIRRLLALAWWHWPVDKIGRNLDAIRGANISLLEAAA, encoded by the coding sequence ATGGACGGACCCAACCCCGACATCAAGCACCCGATCCCGATGCACACCCGCGTCGGCTTCCTGAAGCCGCTGGTGACGGAGCCTAACATCGAGATCGGCGACTTCACCTATTATGACGACCCGGACGGGCCGGACAAATTCGCGCAGAAATGCGTTCTGCACCACTATCCCTTCATCGGCGACAAGCTCATCATCGGCAAGTTCTGCGCCATCGCCGAAGGCACGCGCTTCATCATGAATGGCGCCAACCACGCAATGTCCGGCTTTTCGACCTATCCGTTCAACATTTTCGGCCATGGCTGGGAAAAGGGCTTTGACCCGGCGACATGGTCGAAGGAGGTGCGCGGCGATACGGTGGTCGGCAGCGATGTCTGGATCGGCATGGAGGCGGTGATCCTGCCCGGTGTGGAAATCGGCCATGGCGCCATCATCGCCGCCAAATCCGTCGTGACGCATGATGTGGCGCCCTATGCGATCGTCGCCGGCAACGCGGCCAAGGTGGTGAAGATGCGTTTCGACGACAGGACGATCAGGCGGCTGCTGGCATTGGCATGGTGGCATTGGCCGGTGGACAAGATCGGCCGCAACCTCGACGCCATCAGGGGCGCCAATATCTCTCTTCTGGAGGCAGCAGCTTGA
- the yihA gene encoding ribosome biogenesis GTP-binding protein YihA/YsxC yields MNALNSTVISTDLFTRGWIFIRGVPAMKFLPPEGPPEIAFAGRSNVGKSSLINALVNQKGLARTSNTPGRTQELNYFVPDGFSGEGADLPPMALVDMPGYGYATAPKEKVDEWTKLVFDYLKGRVTLKRVYVLIDARHGIKAKDDEVLSLLDKAAVSYQIVLTKTDKIKVAGVPRLIEETLAKIKKRPAAFPFVLATSSEKGEGMEELQAAIVLAANGG; encoded by the coding sequence TTGAACGCTCTGAACAGCACTGTGATCAGCACCGACCTGTTCACGCGCGGGTGGATCTTCATCCGCGGCGTGCCGGCGATGAAATTCCTGCCGCCGGAAGGGCCGCCGGAAATCGCCTTTGCCGGCCGCTCCAATGTCGGCAAATCGTCGCTGATCAACGCTCTGGTCAACCAGAAGGGGCTGGCGCGCACCTCCAACACGCCGGGGCGCACGCAGGAGCTCAACTATTTCGTGCCGGACGGATTTTCGGGCGAAGGCGCCGACCTGCCGCCGATGGCGCTGGTCGACATGCCGGGCTACGGCTACGCCACCGCGCCCAAGGAGAAGGTCGACGAGTGGACCAAACTGGTCTTCGACTATCTCAAGGGCCGGGTGACGCTGAAGCGGGTCTATGTGCTGATCGACGCCCGCCACGGCATCAAGGCCAAGGACGACGAAGTGTTGTCGCTGCTCGACAAGGCGGCGGTGTCCTACCAGATCGTGCTGACCAAGACCGACAAGATCAAGGTCGCCGGCGTGCCGCGGCTGATCGAGGAGACGCTGGCCAAGATCAAGAAGCGCCCGGCGGCGTTTCCGTTCGTCCTGGCGACATCGTCGGAAAAGGGCGAAGGCATGGAGGAATTGCAGGCCGCGATCGTGCTTGCGGCCAATGGCGGCTAG
- a CDS encoding TetR/AcrR family transcriptional regulator, which produces MAETLPNAEAAASLDKEQCDLLDSLRRGRPAAGQDPVKRSQIIDGARRVFIEKGFEAASMNDITREAGVSKGTIYVYFANKEELFEALIEEERGTIFKNMYDMLDRADDLRQTLVKFGKVLSMKITSARVIQAQRTVIGASDRIPDMGARFYERGPKRGHDKVMEFLNAAIERGMLKIDDVDLAAYQFTELCLAGLFRQCIFAYRTKAPSQEEIDHIVRSGVDMFLKAYGTERLFEEERHQMIALEAKA; this is translated from the coding sequence ATGGCCGAAACCTTACCCAATGCCGAAGCCGCCGCCAGTCTCGACAAGGAACAGTGCGACCTGCTGGACAGTTTGCGGCGTGGACGCCCGGCGGCCGGGCAGGATCCGGTCAAGCGCAGCCAGATCATCGACGGCGCCCGCCGTGTCTTCATCGAGAAGGGCTTTGAAGCCGCCTCGATGAACGACATCACGCGCGAGGCCGGCGTCTCCAAGGGCACGATCTATGTCTATTTCGCCAACAAGGAAGAGTTGTTCGAAGCGCTGATCGAGGAAGAGCGCGGCACCATCTTCAAGAACATGTACGACATGCTCGACCGCGCCGACGATCTGCGCCAGACGCTGGTGAAGTTCGGCAAGGTGCTGTCGATGAAGATCACCTCGGCCAGGGTCATCCAGGCGCAGCGCACGGTGATCGGCGCTTCCGACAGGATTCCCGACATGGGCGCGCGGTTTTACGAACGCGGCCCCAAACGCGGCCATGACAAGGTCATGGAATTCCTCAATGCCGCCATCGAACGCGGCATGCTCAAGATCGATGATGTCGATCTTGCCGCCTATCAATTCACCGAACTGTGCCTGGCCGGCCTTTTCCGCCAGTGCATCTTCGCCTACCGCACCAAGGCTCCGAGCCAGGAAGAAATCGATCACATCGTCAGATCGGGCGTCGACATGTTCCTGAAGGCCTACGGCACGGAGAGGCTTTTCGAGGAAGAACGCCACCAGATGATTGCCCTGGAGGCGAAGGCCTAG